One stretch of Chryseobacterium sp. LJ668 DNA includes these proteins:
- a CDS encoding response regulator transcription factor, whose amino-acid sequence MKTIPIAIVDDHTLMSKALENMIMENPKYRVVMNQSNGEDFISGLENAPELPAVVLMDINMPYKNGIETTEWLTEHHPHIKVIALTMEDDENVLIRMLKAGAKGYLLKDMQPSILFQAIDTVFDKGSFYTDFVAQKLLKVKTEDAKNASLLSDLKEREKEFIKWACSELTYKEIADKMFLSPKTIDGYRDSVFVKLEIKNRVGLVLFALKHNLC is encoded by the coding sequence ATGAAAACAATTCCTATTGCAATTGTCGACGATCACACCTTAATGTCCAAGGCATTAGAAAATATGATCATGGAAAATCCTAAATATCGGGTCGTCATGAATCAATCCAACGGAGAAGATTTTATTTCCGGTTTAGAAAATGCACCAGAACTACCTGCTGTTGTTCTGATGGATATCAATATGCCTTACAAAAACGGGATCGAAACCACAGAATGGCTTACCGAGCATCACCCGCACATCAAAGTCATTGCACTTACTATGGAAGATGACGAAAATGTGCTCATCAGAATGCTAAAAGCCGGTGCAAAAGGTTATTTACTGAAAGATATGCAGCCTTCGATACTTTTTCAGGCAATTGATACAGTGTTTGACAAAGGAAGTTTCTATACCGATTTCGTAGCCCAAAAACTGTTAAAGGTGAAAACAGAAGACGCCAAAAATGCGTCACTTCTTTCAGATTTGAAGGAGCGTGAAAAAGAATTTATTAAATGGGCGTGCAGCGAGCTTACCTATAAAGAGATCGCAGATAAGATGTTTCTCAGCCCCAAAACGATTGATGGATACAGAGATTCTGTTTTCGTTAAATTAGAAATAAAAAACAGGGTAGGTCTTGTTCTTTTTGCTCTGAAACATAATTTGTGTTGA
- a CDS encoding helix-turn-helix domain-containing protein codes for MFSLLLTDEGKELLKSAIREVVQEIMEKTTEVDSQKENFSTCVKSIEDEFLTRKEVSQKLKVSLVTLNNWQKNKILIPLKIGKRILYNAKDVEKAMLKQEVNSKH; via the coding sequence ATGTTTTCTTTACTTCTGACAGATGAGGGTAAAGAATTACTCAAATCTGCTATCAGGGAAGTAGTACAGGAAATAATGGAAAAAACAACAGAGGTTGATTCCCAAAAAGAAAATTTTTCCACCTGCGTTAAATCAATTGAAGACGAATTTCTAACAAGAAAAGAAGTCAGCCAAAAGTTAAAAGTATCTTTAGTTACATTAAACAATTGGCAAAAAAACAAAATTCTTATTCCTTTAAAAATTGGAAAAAGGATTCTCTACAATGCTAAAGATGTGGAGAAAGCAATGTTAAAGCAAGAAGTTAACTCTAAACATTAA
- a CDS encoding sensor histidine kinase produces MNDDQNNLVIIFTVTLLIIVLTMIFVYMIFIRKKTTLLIEQKEKDMRFEKELATSQIEMKEQTLNYIGQELHDDLGQKLSVVRLRQNQLIPKLIGAEKEELSELNELLGECIQDIRNLSKTLITEQIIHFGLVESIEREIKRIQKLKLLEIELITLKEDIDITPKHGLILFRIIQESINNILKHSRAKNVTIELKDNHAQLQITITDNGKGFNTNSINDGSGLKNMELRAKLIHTEFSIQSKLEEGTKTSITYHKNLS; encoded by the coding sequence ATGAATGACGATCAGAATAATTTGGTGATAATTTTTACAGTTACACTGCTGATAATTGTTTTAACGATGATTTTCGTTTATATGATTTTCATCCGGAAAAAGACAACACTTTTGATCGAGCAAAAGGAAAAAGACATGCGCTTTGAAAAAGAGTTGGCCACTTCACAGATCGAAATGAAAGAGCAGACTCTGAATTATATCGGTCAGGAACTTCACGATGATTTAGGACAAAAACTTTCAGTGGTGAGATTACGTCAAAATCAGCTTATTCCAAAATTAATTGGTGCCGAAAAAGAAGAATTATCCGAGCTTAATGAATTATTGGGCGAATGTATTCAAGATATCAGAAATTTGTCTAAAACATTAATTACCGAACAAATCATTCATTTCGGCTTGGTAGAATCCATAGAAAGAGAAATTAAAAGAATCCAAAAATTAAAATTGCTTGAAATTGAATTGATCACGTTAAAAGAAGACATCGATATTACCCCAAAACACGGTTTGATTTTATTCAGAATCATTCAGGAAAGCATCAATAATATTTTAAAGCATTCCAGAGCCAAAAATGTCACTATAGAATTGAAAGATAATCATGCGCAATTGCAGATTACCATTACAGATAACGGAAAAGGATTCAATACAAACAGCATAAATGATGGTTCCGGACTAAAAAATATGGAGTTGAGAGCAAAGCTTATTCACACAGAGTTTTCTATACAGTCAAAGCTTGAGGAGGGTACAAAAACATCAATCACCTATCACAAAAATTTATCATGA
- a CDS encoding phage integrase SAM-like domain-containing protein has product MANFKFSCIKKSNPSNLNIRFYHGRNIDCNAQSHILINPSDWSEKMQNFKPNTDITIKSKYNPLIEDLKKEILGKFNIEYSNGVIINSKWLKKIIQDFHKRPEGIEEFKIYFVSFIEKFIEDSKARRNPVSGKKIAENTIKKYITTLNKIKEFEKVADIKLKITDVNLDFHNKITHYLKEDLKYSNTFIAKVISQVKLFVREAKEKRLETNPDIESKNSLT; this is encoded by the coding sequence ATGGCTAATTTTAAATTTTCTTGCATTAAAAAGAGCAACCCCTCTAATCTCAATATTCGTTTTTATCACGGTAGAAATATTGATTGTAATGCTCAGTCTCATATTTTAATAAACCCAAGTGACTGGAGCGAGAAAATGCAAAATTTTAAACCGAACACGGATATTACAATCAAAAGCAAGTACAACCCTCTAATAGAGGATCTTAAAAAAGAAATATTGGGAAAATTCAATATTGAATATAGTAATGGTGTAATCATAAACTCTAAATGGCTCAAAAAAATAATTCAAGATTTTCATAAAAGACCGGAAGGAATAGAAGAATTTAAAATTTACTTTGTTTCGTTTATAGAAAAATTTATAGAAGATTCTAAAGCAAGAAGAAATCCCGTATCGGGAAAAAAGATCGCAGAAAATACAATTAAAAAATATATAACAACTTTAAATAAGATAAAGGAATTTGAGAAAGTTGCCGATATAAAACTAAAAATTACAGACGTAAATCTTGATTTTCACAATAAAATAACTCATTATTTAAAAGAAGACCTTAAATATTCTAATACTTTTATTGCTAAAGTTATTAGTCAAGTGAAACTGTTTGTACGAGAAGCAAAGGAAAAAAGACTAGAAACAAATCCGGATATTGAAAGTAAAAATTCACTTACTTGA
- a CDS encoding site-specific integrase, which translates to MTDETVDTYLNPSEIDLIYNLDLTNDNSLDNVRDLFIIGLWTGLRISDLKRINQFLFTKKTIVISETQKTGIKVEIPIHHQVRNTLTKRNNELPKNISTQKFNDYIKEVCRLAGITEITLGNIKNPKTNRKEKGHYPKYLLITSHTARRSFATNLYGTELSDKAIMSITGHKSHTQFLKYIKTTDKEHIEKVAKLWEQQEELKNAKPILKSVNF; encoded by the coding sequence TTGACCGATGAAACTGTAGATACCTATCTAAACCCTTCGGAAATTGACCTCATCTACAATCTTGATCTGACTAATGATAACAGTTTAGATAATGTAAGAGACTTATTTATTATTGGATTATGGACAGGTTTAAGAATAAGTGATTTAAAAAGGATTAATCAGTTTTTATTTACGAAGAAAACAATAGTAATTTCAGAAACACAAAAAACAGGAATTAAGGTTGAAATTCCAATTCATCATCAAGTAAGAAATACCCTCACTAAAAGAAATAATGAGTTGCCCAAAAACATATCAACCCAAAAATTTAATGATTATATAAAAGAAGTATGCAGATTAGCCGGAATTACAGAAATAACTTTAGGCAATATTAAAAACCCTAAAACGAATAGAAAAGAAAAGGGACATTATCCTAAATATCTATTAATTACTAGCCATACAGCCAGAAGAAGTTTTGCTACAAATTTGTACGGCACAGAACTATCAGACAAAGCAATAATGTCTATAACAGGACATAAAAGTCATACTCAATTTTTGAAATATATAAAGACCACTGACAAAGAACATATAGAGAAAGTTGCTAAACTTTGGGAACAACAAGAGGAACTTAAAAACGCAAAACCAATATTAAAAAGTGTAAATTTTTAA
- a CDS encoding trypsin-like serine peptidase, producing the protein MSNIENNNPMTAEEVSRLKTVKAKSTEKLVNDKLNDREPEMEVIDGRSYPKGMKSVAITMNEKSADDKLVETDFFYPTHADFEYQPRLEPKKDRKPKFIERENFLTMDGARTIFGVDQRKVFNSTAYPWRCVGRVESSLGIASGVMIGPRHLLTCAHIIDWKPNNQTGWLKFTPMYYNGSAPYGSAWGIQTYYKHKVAGPTIDGTEVQFDYVVVVLDRPIGNSTGWLGSKSYSDSWDGQASFTHAGYPADLTGTQRPTYQTGIALDGDFWSPDDNQSIQHKADIWPGQSGGPFWGYWNGSPYAVATQSAHNSSINFASGGSDLVGLVTRARNEYP; encoded by the coding sequence ATGTCTAATATCGAAAACAACAACCCGATGACAGCCGAAGAAGTTTCAAGACTTAAAACTGTCAAAGCAAAATCAACGGAAAAATTAGTTAACGACAAATTGAATGACCGGGAGCCTGAAATGGAAGTCATTGACGGCAGATCTTATCCAAAAGGAATGAAATCTGTGGCCATCACAATGAACGAAAAATCAGCTGATGACAAACTTGTGGAAACTGATTTCTTCTATCCGACTCACGCAGATTTTGAGTATCAACCAAGATTGGAACCGAAAAAAGACCGTAAGCCAAAATTTATTGAAAGAGAAAACTTCCTTACCATGGATGGTGCAAGAACTATTTTTGGAGTTGATCAAAGAAAGGTATTTAATTCTACAGCTTACCCATGGCGTTGTGTGGGAAGAGTAGAAAGTTCACTGGGTATTGCAAGCGGAGTAATGATAGGTCCACGACATCTTTTGACCTGCGCCCATATCATAGACTGGAAGCCAAACAACCAGACAGGCTGGTTAAAATTTACACCGATGTATTACAACGGAAGCGCACCTTACGGAAGTGCTTGGGGAATACAAACCTACTACAAACATAAAGTTGCCGGGCCTACGATTGATGGTACAGAAGTACAGTTTGACTACGTGGTAGTAGTTCTTGACAGACCTATTGGAAACAGCACAGGTTGGCTAGGTTCCAAATCTTATTCTGATTCTTGGGACGGACAAGCTTCTTTTACACACGCCGGTTATCCTGCAGATTTGACGGGAACCCAGAGACCGACTTATCAGACAGGAATTGCTTTAGATGGCGATTTCTGGAGCCCCGATGATAATCAAAGTATTCAGCATAAAGCTGATATCTGGCCCGGACAAAGCGGAGGTCCGTTTTGGGGATATTGGAACGGTTCACCGTATGCGGTTGCCACTCAAAGTGCACACAACTCAAGCATTAATTTTGCGAGTGGAGGTTCAGACTTAGTAGGTCTCGTGACGAGAGCAAGAAATGAGTATCCTTAA
- a CDS encoding caspase family protein, which translates to MKKALIVGINDYAPIGMGGPDLNGCINDARDMANTLVICGFLPSQIRILTNQNATRANILNYLKTLVNNSVKGDSLVFYYSGHGTRVANISVDLEIDGLDEAICPHDYATAGVIRDDDFKAVLSKLKAGVNLEVIFDCCHSGTGTRKMDLGLDMDFSYEAARFIPPMLEDEFYMTYASEIPSAKSSKKAEITTKALVPVAGLNHTLWAASKDNQVSMEGNMSGQVRGYFTYHFCKILRATNGSIVRKTLDKQIAIALAAMGAAQMNQTESMTAEFSQKIFS; encoded by the coding sequence ATGAAAAAAGCACTAATCGTAGGAATCAATGACTACGCACCCATCGGAATGGGTGGTCCGGATTTAAACGGATGCATCAATGATGCAAGAGACATGGCAAACACGCTGGTAATTTGTGGTTTTCTACCTTCACAAATCAGAATTTTGACCAACCAAAATGCTACTAGAGCCAATATTTTAAATTACCTGAAAACCCTTGTTAACAACAGTGTGAAAGGCGATTCTCTAGTATTCTATTACTCCGGTCACGGGACCCGGGTTGCCAATATAAGTGTGGATTTGGAAATTGATGGTCTGGACGAAGCTATTTGTCCACATGATTACGCAACTGCAGGGGTTATTCGTGATGATGATTTTAAAGCGGTTCTCAGCAAACTGAAAGCGGGAGTAAATTTGGAAGTCATTTTCGACTGCTGCCATTCTGGAACAGGTACCAGAAAAATGGATTTGGGATTGGATATGGATTTCTCTTATGAAGCCGCACGCTTTATCCCTCCCATGCTGGAAGATGAGTTCTACATGACGTATGCAAGCGAAATTCCATCAGCAAAAAGTTCTAAAAAAGCAGAAATTACAACGAAAGCCCTAGTTCCGGTTGCCGGATTGAATCATACGTTGTGGGCAGCTTCCAAAGACAACCAGGTATCTATGGAAGGTAATATGAGTGGCCAGGTAAGAGGCTATTTTACCTATCACTTCTGCAAAATACTGCGTGCAACCAACGGAAGTATTGTCAGAAAAACACTCGACAAGCAGATTGCTATCGCATTGGCGGCGATGGGAGCAGCTCAAATGAATCAGACGGAAAGTATGACTGCAGAATTTTCTCAAAAAATATTTTCATAA